In Aestuariibaculum lutulentum, one DNA window encodes the following:
- a CDS encoding tyrosine-protein phosphatase — translation MLRQTIFNLLISASCAVSLTAQTSENNKSYETHVNLEGEDNFRDMGGFIGADGKRVLYRKLFRSGELSALTDADQETIKQLGLEQVIDLRTAHEVEEKPDRISSDIKMYFYPLMANDPSGKTVNAESFIADVLSGKYSAKEKMLEFYGTIDTQKKKGFETVFNLLETGKTTLWHCQAGQDRAGMTAALVLWSLGVNRADIVKDYLATKTYLAKSYEQYHNYISTKYGKEALEKLKKNFGPSEAFINAFLDNIEKEYGNVDTFLETIHVDVNKMRTNYLES, via the coding sequence ATGTTAAGACAAACAATATTCAATCTATTAATTTCAGCAAGTTGTGCGGTTAGTTTAACCGCACAAACTTCAGAAAACAATAAATCCTACGAAACTCACGTAAATTTAGAAGGTGAAGACAACTTTAGAGATATGGGAGGTTTTATTGGAGCCGACGGAAAACGGGTATTATACCGAAAACTATTTCGTTCAGGAGAACTTTCAGCTTTAACCGATGCCGATCAGGAAACCATTAAACAATTAGGTTTAGAGCAAGTCATTGACTTGAGAACAGCCCATGAAGTTGAAGAAAAACCAGATCGCATTTCTTCCGACATTAAAATGTACTTCTATCCTCTAATGGCAAATGACCCATCTGGAAAAACAGTTAATGCAGAATCTTTTATCGCCGATGTGCTTTCCGGAAAATACAGTGCAAAAGAAAAAATGCTTGAATTTTATGGTACAATAGACACCCAAAAGAAAAAAGGTTTTGAAACTGTATTTAACTTATTAGAGACAGGCAAAACTACACTATGGCATTGCCAGGCAGGTCAAGACAGAGCTGGCATGACAGCCGCTTTAGTTTTATGGTCGTTAGGAGTAAATAGAGCCGACATCGTTAAAGATTATTTAGCAACTAAAACCTATCTTGCAAAATCTTACGAACAATATCACAATTATATTTCAACCAAATATGGTAAAGAAGCTTTAGAAAAACTAAAGAAAAACTTTGGTCCAAGTGAAGCTTTCATAAATGCCTTTTTAGATAACATAGAAAAGGAATATGGAAATGTTGATACTTTTCTTGAAACCATTCATGTCGACGTCAATAAAATGAGAACTAATTATTTAGAGTCATAA
- a CDS encoding TonB-dependent receptor encodes MKTKQTLLNYFGLLLVFCLSGRAMAQNAEIIGSVKDELGALPGANIIVKGTTNGTNTDFDGHFNITNVNPGELTLVVSYIGYKTQEVEVVARKNEPVNIGDIALSSGNELDQIVIQGNNLPNQQKALNIKKNSIAIMEVLASDAIGKLPDRNAAEAVQRVSGVSIERDHGEGRYVIVRGTPIAWNSTLMNGDRMPSTEGTSDNTGGTRSAPLDIFPSEMIKYVQLSKAITPDMEGDAIGGSVNFITKTAPSKKTLNVNLGYGYNNQAQKPIQSGSLVYGDRVANGKIGFLVSGTYWNRNWGTDNYELVYDQDNQAINNLQLRDYLGARTTTGLNTGLEFKPNDNNTLYLRSLYTNFKDEESAVEHIFNFDDSDMDVRVRHGIVDINMHGIEFGGDHKFNNGKFDLDWKLSTYSAEMGNKKVKGSDANTDAYLMATFSTPVTYNNLTSDGYKFLDIDSPAGYNGDHYDNIQPYLDAPVTADQLLLNNKMAYPAFSLEDDYTAKLDLTYNANDKLRIKVGGKFKRMDLERGTPYTYSLYLGNYYGAPIAMSDFETRTFPLKGGYLSEIGSPYNNVLVENTIRLDQIDNLFTDEYDANPLFYNIKFDENNPSSAGSFYSGYEQVMAGYTMADYDLTSKLKVIGGVRYEHTNLEYKGHSVVTDADDNTTIEKVKNNNDFGSLLPMVHLKYQAQDNLNVKFAYTRTMARANFSELNPTETISLLTTPNTISRGNIKLEPTYSNNFDLIGEYFFENVGILSGGAFYKALENVIYTGRSFQTIDGNLFQVTQPQNSETGWLAGFELGLSKRLTFLPGVLGGLGVEANYTFADSEMEVPMYTTNASTGEVEVSTTTEKIPSQSKHIFNASLFYEKGPLSFRLAGNYKDASLAMVQGNPENYRWYGKNLTVDFTASANLTKNMKVYVELNNLTNEPLRYYQGVSERPEQTEYYSIRGLFGINYQIF; translated from the coding sequence ATGAAAACAAAACAAACACTTTTAAACTATTTCGGACTACTATTAGTCTTTTGTTTAAGTGGACGTGCTATGGCACAAAATGCAGAAATTATAGGTTCTGTAAAAGATGAACTGGGAGCACTTCCTGGTGCAAACATTATTGTTAAAGGAACTACTAATGGTACCAACACAGATTTCGACGGGCATTTTAACATTACCAATGTAAACCCAGGAGAATTAACACTTGTTGTGTCATATATTGGATACAAAACTCAGGAAGTTGAAGTCGTTGCCAGAAAAAACGAACCTGTAAATATTGGAGACATTGCATTAAGCAGTGGAAATGAATTAGACCAGATTGTTATTCAGGGTAACAACTTACCAAATCAACAAAAAGCCTTAAACATCAAGAAAAACTCTATTGCTATTATGGAGGTTTTAGCTTCTGATGCTATTGGTAAATTACCAGACAGAAATGCCGCTGAAGCCGTACAACGTGTTTCTGGAGTTTCTATTGAACGTGACCACGGTGAAGGCCGTTACGTTATTGTGCGTGGTACACCAATCGCTTGGAACTCGACGTTAATGAATGGTGACCGTATGCCTTCAACCGAAGGAACATCAGATAATACCGGAGGAACACGCTCGGCGCCTTTAGATATTTTCCCTTCAGAAATGATTAAATATGTACAACTTTCTAAAGCGATTACCCCTGATATGGAAGGTGATGCGATTGGAGGTTCGGTTAACTTCATTACCAAAACAGCACCTTCTAAGAAAACCTTAAACGTTAACTTAGGTTACGGTTACAACAATCAGGCTCAAAAACCAATCCAGAGTGGATCTTTAGTTTATGGTGACCGCGTAGCAAACGGAAAAATAGGATTCTTAGTATCTGGAACCTACTGGAACAGGAACTGGGGTACAGATAACTACGAGTTAGTTTACGACCAGGATAACCAGGCGATTAACAACCTACAGTTACGCGATTATTTGGGCGCAAGAACCACAACAGGTTTAAACACAGGGTTAGAGTTTAAACCAAACGATAACAACACCTTATACTTAAGAAGTCTTTACACCAACTTCAAAGATGAAGAGTCTGCAGTAGAGCATATCTTTAACTTTGATGATAGCGATATGGATGTTCGTGTAAGACACGGTATTGTAGATATTAACATGCACGGTATCGAGTTTGGGGGTGACCATAAATTCAATAACGGAAAGTTCGATTTAGACTGGAAATTATCGACCTACTCAGCCGAAATGGGTAACAAAAAAGTAAAAGGTTCTGATGCCAATACCGATGCTTATTTAATGGCGACATTCTCTACTCCTGTTACTTATAACAACTTAACAAGCGACGGATACAAATTCTTAGATATAGATTCACCGGCTGGATACAACGGCGATCACTACGATAATATTCAACCGTATTTAGACGCTCCTGTTACAGCAGATCAACTACTACTAAACAACAAAATGGCTTATCCTGCCTTCAGTTTAGAAGACGATTACACCGCTAAATTAGATTTAACATACAACGCTAACGACAAATTAAGAATTAAAGTTGGTGGTAAGTTTAAAAGAATGGACTTAGAACGTGGTACTCCTTACACTTACAGCTTATATTTAGGAAATTACTACGGTGCTCCAATTGCGATGAGTGATTTTGAAACCAGAACATTCCCTTTAAAAGGTGGTTATTTATCGGAAATTGGAAGTCCGTACAACAACGTATTAGTTGAAAACACGATTCGCTTAGATCAAATCGATAATTTATTTACCGATGAATATGATGCGAACCCGTTATTCTACAACATCAAATTTGACGAAAACAACCCATCTTCAGCAGGTTCATTCTACTCAGGTTACGAGCAGGTCATGGCTGGTTATACTATGGCTGATTACGATTTAACAAGTAAGTTAAAAGTTATTGGAGGAGTTCGTTACGAACACACAAACTTAGAGTACAAAGGTCACTCTGTTGTAACCGATGCTGATGACAATACAACTATTGAAAAAGTAAAGAACAACAACGATTTTGGCTCTCTTTTACCAATGGTTCACTTAAAATATCAGGCTCAGGACAATTTAAACGTGAAGTTTGCCTATACCAGAACGATGGCGCGTGCTAACTTCTCTGAACTTAACCCTACAGAAACCATTAGTTTACTAACAACTCCAAACACTATTAGTCGTGGTAACATTAAATTAGAACCTACTTACTCGAATAACTTCGATTTAATTGGAGAATACTTCTTTGAAAATGTAGGGATTTTAAGTGGAGGTGCTTTCTATAAAGCCTTAGAAAATGTAATCTATACAGGAAGAAGTTTCCAGACTATCGATGGCAATTTATTTCAGGTTACACAACCACAAAACTCTGAAACAGGATGGTTAGCAGGTTTCGAATTAGGATTGTCTAAACGATTAACCTTCTTACCAGGTGTCTTAGGAGGATTAGGTGTTGAAGCGAATTATACGTTTGCTGATTCTGAAATGGAAGTACCAATGTATACAACCAATGCGTCTACAGGAGAAGTTGAAGTTTCAACAACGACAGAGAAAATTCCATCTCAGTCGAAACATATCTTTAATGCCTCGTTATTTTACGAAAAAGGACCTTTATCGTTCCGTTTAGCTGGAAACTATAAAGATGCATCTTTAGCTATGGTTCAAGGAAACCCAGAAAACTACCGCTGGTACGGTAAAAACCTAACTGTTGATTTTACAGCATCGGCAAACCTGACTAAAAACATGAAAGTTTACGTAGAGCTTAACAACTTAACAAACGAACCATTAAGATACTACCAAGGCGTTTCAGAAAGACCAGAGCAAACTGAGTACTACTCTATAAGAGGTTTATTCGGAATCAACTATCAAATATTTTAG